One Scophthalmus maximus strain ysfricsl-2021 chromosome 1, ASM2237912v1, whole genome shotgun sequence genomic region harbors:
- the pex5 gene encoding peroxisomal biogenesis factor 5 isoform X1: MAMRELVEAECGGANPLMKLTGHMTKEGGAWRHRSTPTIPPTPIEIASEEELVNEFLQAPPRPPHTFDMGQLLEEMQQIDQQSFRQAPQRAPDVAALALSGDWAAEFLSSSDSASTPGLIALGDAADADWTREFIAEAADPGRWAEEYLEQSEEKLWLGDLGDKENEWTKEYQSGEELRQTANELVSKVDDPKLQNTEFLRFIRQIGEGSVTVESRTDRQLTDKAQAEEAQHWASNLNQVSVDSAEAWVDEFATAGPDFQQAKAAVESDLDFWEKLQQEWEEMAKRDAESHPWLSDFDQLLSTSYDKGYQFEEENPYLSHPDPLSEGVKRMEAGDIPGAVRFFESAVQAEPGNQLAWQYLGTCQAENEQEFAAISALRRCIELKNDNLTALMALAVSFTNETLHRQACETLRDWLKHNPKYRSVWEQNEHELQKDAASDREKERERFGSLLPESLFTDVQSLFLHAANSDPAQVDPQLQCGLGVLFNLSGEYDKAVDCFSAALSVTPQDYLLWNKLGATLANGSRSEEAVAAYRRALELQPGFVRSRYNLGISCVNLGAHREAVEHFLEALSLQRQAAGEGARAARGPGGAAATMMSDNIWSTLRMALSMMGESSLYGAADRRDLDTLLAHFYQREVEGGTE; this comes from the exons atggcgatgcGGGAGTTGGTGGAGGCAGAATGTGGGGGAGCCAATCCCCTCATGAAGCTGACCGGTCACATGACGAAGGAAGGGGGGGCATGGCGGCACCGCTCCACACCTACA attcCCCCGACTCCTATTGAGATCGCAAGTGAAGAAGAG CTGGTGAATGAGTTCCTTCAGGCGCCCCCACGGCCCCCCCACACATTTGACATGGgtcagctgctggaggaaatGCAGCAGATTGACCAGCAGAGCTTCAGACAAGCTCCACAGAGAG CTCCAGATGTGGCAGCACTGGCCCTCTCTGGTGACTGGGCAGCCGAGTTCCTTTCAAGCTCCGACTCTGCCTCAACGCCAGGGCTCATTGCGCTCGGTGATGCAGCAGATGCTGATTGGACGAGGGAGTTCATCGCTGAGGCTGCAG ATCCAGGTCGCTGGGCAGAGGAGTATCTGGAGCAGTCGGAAGAGAAGTTGTGGCTTGGAGACCTGGGAGACAAGGAAAATGAATG GACAAAGGAGTATCAATCAGGAGAGGAACTGAGGCAGACGGCTAATGAGCTTGTCTCAAAGGTTGATGACCCCAAATTACAAAACACAGAG TTCCTGCGATTCATTAGGCAGATTGGCGAGGGCAGTGTGACAGTGGAgagcagaacagacagacagctcaCAGATAAAGCTCAGGCGGAGGAGGCTCAGCACTGGGCCTCCAACCTCAACCAG GTGTCAGTGGATTCGGCTGAAGCCTGGGTAGATGAGTTCGCCACAGCAGGACCAGATTTCCAACAAGCCAAAGCTGCGGTGGAG AGTGATTTAGATTTCtgggagaagctgcagcaggagtGGGAGGAGATGGCGAAGAGGGATGCAGAAAGCCATCCCTGGCTGTCTGACTTCGATCAGCTACTCAGCACTTCTTATGACAAG GGGTATCAGTTTGAAGAGGAGAACCCTTACTTATCCCACCCAGACCCTTTGTCAGAGGGAGTGAAGAGGATGGAGGCAGGGGACATCCCCGGTGCCGTACGCTTCTTTGAAAGTGCTGTACAGGCAGAACCAGGCAACCAGCTG GCTTGGCAATATCTGGGAACCTGTCAGGCAGAGAACGAGCAAGAATTTGCGGCGATCAGCGCCCTCCGCAG ATGTATAGAGCTGAAGAACGACAATCTGACTGCTCTGATGGCGTTGGCTGTCAGTTTCACCAACGAGACGCTGCACAGGCAGGCCTGTGAGACTCTTCGTGATTGGCTAAAGCACAATCCGAAATACCGCTCTGTCTGGGAGCAGAATGAGCATGAACTTCAAAAGGACGCTGCCAGTGatagggagaaggagagggagcggtTCGGGTCACTGCTGCCAGA ATCTTTGTTCACGGACGTCCAGTCCCTGTTCCTGCATGCAGCCAACTCTGACCCAGCCCAGGTGGACCCCCAGCTGCAGTGTGGTCTGGGAGTTCTCTTCAACCTGAGCGGAGAGTATGACAAGGCGGTGGACTGTTTCAgtgctgctctgtctgtcacacCACAG GACTATCTGCTGTGGAATAAGTTGGGTGCCACACTGGCCAATGGAAGCCGCTCAGAGGAGGCAGTGGCCGCTTACAGGAGAGCTCTGGAGCTGCAGCCAGGTTTTGTCCGCAGTCGCTACAACTTGGGGATTAGCTGTGTCAATTTAGGAGCACACAG AGAGGCAGTAGAGCACTTCCTCGAAGCTCTGTCTCTACAGCGCCAGGCCGCGGGGGAGGGGGCGAGAGCTGCCAGGGGGCCTGGAGGTGCCGCAGCCACCATGATGTCCGACAACATCTGGTCCACCCTGCGCATGGCTCTCAGCATGATGGGGGAGAGCTCTCTGTATGGTGCTGCTGACCGCCGGGACTTGGACACGTTGCTGGCTCACTTTTACCAGAGAGAAGTAGAGGGTGGGACTGAATGA
- the pex5 gene encoding peroxisomal biogenesis factor 5 isoform X2 — MAMRELVEAECGGANPLMKLTGHMTKEGGAWRHRSTPTIPPTPIEIASEEELVNEFLQAPPRPPHTFDMGQLLEEMQQIDQQSFRQAPQRAPDVAALALSGDWAAEFLSSSDSASTPGLIALGDAADADWTREFIAEAADPGRWAEEYLEQSEEKLWLGDLGDKENEWTKEYQSGEELRQTANELVSKVDDPKLQNTEVSVDSAEAWVDEFATAGPDFQQAKAAVESDLDFWEKLQQEWEEMAKRDAESHPWLSDFDQLLSTSYDKGYQFEEENPYLSHPDPLSEGVKRMEAGDIPGAVRFFESAVQAEPGNQLAWQYLGTCQAENEQEFAAISALRRCIELKNDNLTALMALAVSFTNETLHRQACETLRDWLKHNPKYRSVWEQNEHELQKDAASDREKERERFGSLLPESLFTDVQSLFLHAANSDPAQVDPQLQCGLGVLFNLSGEYDKAVDCFSAALSVTPQDYLLWNKLGATLANGSRSEEAVAAYRRALELQPGFVRSRYNLGISCVNLGAHREAVEHFLEALSLQRQAAGEGARAARGPGGAAATMMSDNIWSTLRMALSMMGESSLYGAADRRDLDTLLAHFYQREVEGGTE, encoded by the exons atggcgatgcGGGAGTTGGTGGAGGCAGAATGTGGGGGAGCCAATCCCCTCATGAAGCTGACCGGTCACATGACGAAGGAAGGGGGGGCATGGCGGCACCGCTCCACACCTACA attcCCCCGACTCCTATTGAGATCGCAAGTGAAGAAGAG CTGGTGAATGAGTTCCTTCAGGCGCCCCCACGGCCCCCCCACACATTTGACATGGgtcagctgctggaggaaatGCAGCAGATTGACCAGCAGAGCTTCAGACAAGCTCCACAGAGAG CTCCAGATGTGGCAGCACTGGCCCTCTCTGGTGACTGGGCAGCCGAGTTCCTTTCAAGCTCCGACTCTGCCTCAACGCCAGGGCTCATTGCGCTCGGTGATGCAGCAGATGCTGATTGGACGAGGGAGTTCATCGCTGAGGCTGCAG ATCCAGGTCGCTGGGCAGAGGAGTATCTGGAGCAGTCGGAAGAGAAGTTGTGGCTTGGAGACCTGGGAGACAAGGAAAATGAATG GACAAAGGAGTATCAATCAGGAGAGGAACTGAGGCAGACGGCTAATGAGCTTGTCTCAAAGGTTGATGACCCCAAATTACAAAACACAGAG GTGTCAGTGGATTCGGCTGAAGCCTGGGTAGATGAGTTCGCCACAGCAGGACCAGATTTCCAACAAGCCAAAGCTGCGGTGGAG AGTGATTTAGATTTCtgggagaagctgcagcaggagtGGGAGGAGATGGCGAAGAGGGATGCAGAAAGCCATCCCTGGCTGTCTGACTTCGATCAGCTACTCAGCACTTCTTATGACAAG GGGTATCAGTTTGAAGAGGAGAACCCTTACTTATCCCACCCAGACCCTTTGTCAGAGGGAGTGAAGAGGATGGAGGCAGGGGACATCCCCGGTGCCGTACGCTTCTTTGAAAGTGCTGTACAGGCAGAACCAGGCAACCAGCTG GCTTGGCAATATCTGGGAACCTGTCAGGCAGAGAACGAGCAAGAATTTGCGGCGATCAGCGCCCTCCGCAG ATGTATAGAGCTGAAGAACGACAATCTGACTGCTCTGATGGCGTTGGCTGTCAGTTTCACCAACGAGACGCTGCACAGGCAGGCCTGTGAGACTCTTCGTGATTGGCTAAAGCACAATCCGAAATACCGCTCTGTCTGGGAGCAGAATGAGCATGAACTTCAAAAGGACGCTGCCAGTGatagggagaaggagagggagcggtTCGGGTCACTGCTGCCAGA ATCTTTGTTCACGGACGTCCAGTCCCTGTTCCTGCATGCAGCCAACTCTGACCCAGCCCAGGTGGACCCCCAGCTGCAGTGTGGTCTGGGAGTTCTCTTCAACCTGAGCGGAGAGTATGACAAGGCGGTGGACTGTTTCAgtgctgctctgtctgtcacacCACAG GACTATCTGCTGTGGAATAAGTTGGGTGCCACACTGGCCAATGGAAGCCGCTCAGAGGAGGCAGTGGCCGCTTACAGGAGAGCTCTGGAGCTGCAGCCAGGTTTTGTCCGCAGTCGCTACAACTTGGGGATTAGCTGTGTCAATTTAGGAGCACACAG AGAGGCAGTAGAGCACTTCCTCGAAGCTCTGTCTCTACAGCGCCAGGCCGCGGGGGAGGGGGCGAGAGCTGCCAGGGGGCCTGGAGGTGCCGCAGCCACCATGATGTCCGACAACATCTGGTCCACCCTGCGCATGGCTCTCAGCATGATGGGGGAGAGCTCTCTGTATGGTGCTGCTGACCGCCGGGACTTGGACACGTTGCTGGCTCACTTTTACCAGAGAGAAGTAGAGGGTGGGACTGAATGA
- the cdca3 gene encoding cell division cycle-associated protein 3, protein MGSSESKMQVSAPVKPEPALKNVAVSHLRDPRSPSAGVDRTPIQVNGPVTKPAARKSECPLAFTDPRSPTVGISRTPVREVMRAKVGSFAQRLGMLFHNETEGKVIEAPQKRFSDVVEEEVVFKGEELASTEPLLSPQSSHTFGSLAEHANLLDTPVSRPLQRVGDLSPFVVLEEPQVEVEISLEEAEEARESPLHKRLSMSLITYHEGETSSQIFAEVHCDGASSPVPSVEAEPLEDGVDHSYALPSITVEPHVVPSPSTDLDDPPVQTTPAQPEEAEKPSTPEETKEPPTIPQSEQQQQQQQQQLCDGIRCPTFDAKSPSQVVFKPQWLGRGFGASGLRARGVKGQGGKGGSSPLAVRVAVKNATNENRAQTGKLKQKGMEGRSPLQILKETNSPRDRRSQMRLKVSTPEKQRHGQIDRRLLTVALDKENR, encoded by the exons ATGGGATCCAGCGAGAGCAAGATGCAAGTGTCTGCACCAGTAAAACCTGAGCCAGCTCTCAAAAACGTCGCCGTCAGTCACCTGAGGGATCCACGTTCTCCTTCGGCAGGCGTTGATCGAACCCCTATTCAG GTCAATGGGCCTGTGACCAAACCTGCTGCGAGGAAAAGTGAGTGTCCACTGGCGTTCACTGATCCCCGCTCACCTACTGTTGGCATTAGCCGCACTCCTGTCAGAGAAGTCATGAGAG CTAAAGTCGGGTCCTTCGCTCAGCGCCTGGGCATGCTTTTCCACAATGAGACCGAAGGCAAAGTTATCGAAGCCCCTCAGAAACGCTTCAGCGACgtcgtggaggaggaggtggtctTCAAGGGTGAGGAGTTGGCCTCCACTGAgcccctcctgtctcctcagtCATCCCACACCTTCGGCTCCCTGGCCGAGCATGCAAACCTCCTCGACACTCCTGTGTCGCGCCCCCTGCAGCGGGTGGGTGACTTGAGCCCCTTTGTCGTTCTCGAGGAGCCGCAGGTGGAAGTGGAGATCAGCCTGGAGGAGGCGGAAGAAGCACGAGAGTCTCCTCTGCACAAGAGGCTGAGCATGAGCCTGATCACTTACCACGAGGGAGAGACCTCATCACAGATCTTTGCTGAGGTGCACTGTGACGGCGCTTCTTCTCCAGTACCTAGTGTGGAGGCGGAGCCACTCGAGGATGGCGTGGATCACTCTTATGCCCTGCCTTCTATCACAGTTGAGCCCCACGTTGTGCCATCACCGTCCACTGATCTGGATGATCCCCCAGTTCAGACAACACCTGCACAGCCAGAAGAAGCAGAGAAACCGTCTACTCCTGAAGAAACTAAAGAGCCACCAACCatcccccagtcagagcagcagcagcagcagcagcagcagcagctctgcgaTGGCATCCGCTGCCCCACCTTTGACGCCAAAAGTCCCAGTCAGGTGGTGTTCAAGCCGCAGTGGTTGGGAAGAGGCTTTGGTGCCTCTGGGCTCCGAGCCAGAGGAGTGAAGGGGCAGGGTGGCAAAGGAGGCTCCTCCCCCCTCGCCGTCCGTGTGGCCGTGAAGAATGCGACCAATGAAAATAGGGCACAGACTGGAAAACTAAAGCAGAAAG GTATGGAAGGCCGCTCCCCACTGCAGATTCTTAAGGAGACCAATTCGCCCAGAGACCGACGTTCTCAG ATGAGGCTGAAGGTGTCCACCCCAGAAAAGCAGAGGCATGGACAGATAGACCGAAGACTGCTGACAGTGGCTCTGGACAAGGAGAACCGATGA